In one window of Syngnathus typhle isolate RoL2023-S1 ecotype Sweden linkage group LG7, RoL_Styp_1.0, whole genome shotgun sequence DNA:
- the zgc:112052 gene encoding protein C19orf12 homolog: MYHRLEDIMKLSCELSADKQIQTTVKGSAKGAAAAGSLAFAGGLVGGPLGIAVGGAIGGLLGCWLTSGEFKPLPQVIMELSSHQQQKLYEDLVAILGDIQWTDVAQLTTLVLSNSTLKQQLTAALLGFVTKELQAKVHYVD, translated from the exons ATGTATCATCGGCTTGAAGATATTATGAAGCTCTCCTGTGAGTTATCTGCTGATAAGCAGATCCAGACCACAGTCAAGGGTTCAGCAAAAGgggcagcagcagctggaagccTGGCCTTTGCCGGAGGCTTGGTCGGGGGTCCTCTTGGTATTGCAGTTG GCGGTGCTATTGGAGGCCTTCTTGGCTGTTGGCTGACCAGCGGTGAGTTCAAACCTCTTCCTCAGGTCATTATGGAGCTCAGTTCTCATCAGCAGCAGAAACTATACGAGGATCTGGTTGCCATCCTCGGGGACATTCAATGGACCGATGTGGCACAGCTAACTACTCTTGTCTTAAGCAATTCTACTCTGAAGCAGCAGCTCACTGCTGCCCTCCTTGGCTTTGTTACCAAGGAGCTCCAAGCCAAAGTGCACTATGTTGATTAG
- the uri1 gene encoding unconventional prefoldin RPB5 interactor 1, which translates to MIKVETRKINMVDPGGVTRLREEHEKVVKDCEGRIQHWEKVSGDYDALKERLKTLPDRLSYDIMVPFGPMAFMPGKLVHSNEVTVLLGDNWFAKCSAKQAEKIVDHRMKYVKNELCGLSKTMTNFEARVGMVKDWENIVNEKGDYVDIREVIGKDEATVTQGKRRVAHRPNSKPKLETVLDLEEENEGSGEDTQQNRSAKSFMTQEELWARLNELEQLEERQNERDSLSDNTDVGGEDTSSSSSEEQIETDCLPPVNGLCLKHHVNAPSSGEVKEDEEEHHNLPTIYFSHTVEPKKVRINTSKNTTLKFSERKELKDQSKRKKKNGHQNGHSHHEVHKIQTPTDIYRLFVDVKDGEPIPKKSILKSRSRENSVCSDTSESSAADMEERRMMGRSFSHDESTPSDNSDSLAEDDSSKRMPSHRAEQFEAFSGTVVEKDSMPLAVPFLTIGPPSLPTIMERKLEEVAPDMEAPQQPVKRVSKFKAARMHQK; encoded by the exons ATGATAAAGGTCGAAACGAGAAAAATCAACATGGTGGACCCCGGCGGAGTGACCAGGCTCCGAGAGGAACACGAAAAG gtggtgaaagactgtgaaGGTCGGATTCAGCATTG GGAAAAGGTGTCAGGTGATTATGATGCCCTGAAAGAACGCCTCAAAACACTTCCGGATAGACTGTCTTATGATATCATG GTGCCGTTTGGCCCGATGGCCTTCATGCCTGGGAAGCTGGTGCACTCGAATGAGGTCACCGTGCTGCTTGGTGACAACTGGTTCGCTAAGTGCTCCGCCAAGCAAGCTGAGAAAATTGTCGACCACAGGATGAAGT ATGTAAAGAATGAACTTTGTGGGCTGTCCAAGACAATGACAAACTTTGAAGCGAGAGTAGGAATGGTGAAGGACTGGGAAAATATTGTAAAT GAAAAAGGGGACTATGTTGACATCAGAGAGGTGATTGGAAAGGACGAGGCCACTGTCACACAAG GAAAGCGTAGAGTGGCTCACAGACCAAATTCCAAGCCTAAACTGGAAACTGTGTTGGATTTGGAAGAGGAGAACGAAGGAAGtggggaagacacccaacaaaACAGGAGCGCAAAGAGTTTCATGACACAGGAGGAGCTGTGGGCTCGATTGAATGAGCTTGAGCAACTCGAGGAACGGCAAAATGAGCGGGACAG CTTGTCCGATAATACAGACGTTGGCGGGGAGGACACATCATCCTCTTCCTCGGAGGAGCAGATTGAGACGGACTGCCTTCCTCCGGTGAATGGACTTTGTCTGAAACACCATGTTAATGCGCCCTCGAGTGGAGAAGTAAAAGAAGACGAAGAAGAGCACCACAATCTGCCAACCATTTATTTCTCCCACACAGTTGAGCCCAAAAAG GTGAGGATCAACACAAGTAAAAACACCACTCTGAAGTTTAGCGAACGGAAAGAACTAAAAGACCAATCAAagcggaaaaagaaaaacggtcACCAAAACGGACACTCTCATCACGAAGTTCACAAAATCCAAACACCTACAGACATCTACAG GTTGTTTGTGGATGTGAAGGACGGGGAGCCCATCCCCAAGAAGTCCATTTTAAAATCACGTAGCCGCGAGAATAGCGTGTGCAGCGACACAAGCGAGAGCAGCGCAGCAGACATGGAAGAGCGTCGGATGATGGGCCGTAGTTTCAGCCACGATGAGAGCACACCCAGCGACAACAGCGACAGCCTTGCCGAGGACGACAGCTCCAAGAGAATGCCATCGCATCGTGCAGAACAATTTGAG GCCTTCTCGGGTACAGTGGTGGAAAAAGACTCGATGCCGTTGGCCGTTCCCTTTCTTACCATCGGTCCTCCGTCGCTGCCAACCATCATGGAGCGGAAACTGGAGGAGGTGGCGCCTGACATGGAAGCTCCTCAGCAGCCTGTAAAACGGGTGTCCAAGTTCAAAGCTGCCAGGATGCATCagaaatga
- the LOC133156710 gene encoding zinc finger protein 536-like: MLLKNANRSELQQAEISSDQHESTSCFKLNKPATRPIRSQMALLANQIMDARILSSMNGRVELSQFLRVTNQSIVTQVNSVQDDNRKNRKYPCPLCGKRFRFNSILSLHMRTHTGEKPFKCPYCDHRAAQKGNLKIHLRTHKQGILGKGRGRIREENRLLHELEERAILRDRHMRGAHVSSQQTSVGTQLQQPQQAQTPKQFFNSQPVASTSPKATAIHDETNQPPPVGFRCSFCKGKFRKQQELERHIRILHKPYKCTLCEFAAAQEEELIAHVEMTHITTDSGPGQKPTVGVNDKGKPGGEFPCDVCGQTFSQAWFLKGHMRKHKDSFEHCCQICGRRFKEPWFLKNHMKVHLNKLASKAHLPPHHDNAVNMTHLTEDYQSNLYSQYVSRIHNRFLTAERADQTDYSQLLAAAGVDIKVSEMLGRRVSPSLGPLADTKGSSLLGLNHLHPPLSATNLDYLQKVISSRDAVSYSGWQIMTPPQHIFNPKDQQNQQSSSYLSERRLPLDDGKVGLADQDGNTSSRPSSKGSLSHHGPTEVATETGSALERRPQSSSPASALGDNVYKCPPSSDYTAIGFQLDRYHFPSWQSSRDLSSPLQATSSRSSSPNPKPRPRSRGDGSPVSAHFLSPDRENALLVPDKNPASDSPASVRTIKSQYEPLDLSVSSHSTVSPALPVQMSGVLSNGLNPLCNYPTEPDVKPVYRCDHLGIKQGVEKQNIRSTGEVGKTSLEEEPDKDAIEWKMLKDEGQADIPGRKRDEMGSWTAAEVSMSSPEKLARDLINPYQQAGLLSLLRAQKNRSGTHGTILNGGGNTSNIASARKPFPCRYCPYSASQKGNLKTHVICVHRKPFDNSLYPDRRLRRSHTPQRPDPSRSPPSVAEDTQAAGKELIDVASLCGT, translated from the exons ATGCTACTGAAAAATGCGAACAG GTCTGAGCTGCAACAAGCCGAGATTTCATCTGATCAGCATGAATCCACATCCTGTTTTAAACTGAATAA GCCGGCCACCCGCCCAATTAGGAGCCAGATGGCGCTTCTGGCCAATCAAATCATGGATGCGAgaattctcagcagcatgaacgGCAGAGTTGAGCTCTCGCAGTTCTTGAGGGTTACCAATCAAAGCATTGTTACCCAGGTGAACTCTGTTCAGGATGACAATCGCAAGAACAGAAAGTATCCTTGTCCGTTGTGCGGAAAGCGTTTCCGCTTCAACAGCATCCTTTCGCTTCATATGCGGACACACACCGGCGAAAAGCCATTCAAGTGTCCCTACTGCGACCACCGGGCTGCACAGAAGGGCAACCTGAAGATACACCTGCGCACCCACAAACAAGGCATTCTGGGTAAAGGCCGTGGACGCATTAGGGAGGAGAACAGGTTGCTTCATGAGCTTGAAGAAAGGGCCATACTGAGGGACAGGCACATGCGAGGCGCCCATGTCAGCTCTCAGCAAACGTCCGTCGGAACGCAACTTCAACAACCCCAACAGGCCCAGACTCCGAAGCAGTTTTTCAACAGCCAGCCCGTAGCGTCCACGTCCCCGAAAGCCACCGCCATCCATGATGAGACCAATCAGCCCCCACCCGTCGGGTTTCGCTGCTCATTCTGCAAGGGGAAGTTCAGAAAGCAGCAGGAGCTTGAGCGTCACATCCGGATCCTGCACAAACCCTATAAATGCACCTTGTGTGAGTTTGCTGCCGCACAAGAGGAGGAGCTTATTGCTCATGTTGAGATGACGCATATTACAACTGATTCAGGGCCAGGACAGAAGCCTACGGTGGGGGTCAATGATAAGGGGAAGCCTGGTGGTGAATTTCCCTGTGATGTTTGTGGACAAACCTTTAGCCAAGCCTGGTTCCTAAAGGGTCACATGAGGAAACATAAGGACTCTTTTGAGCACTGCTGTCAAATTTGTGGCCGTCGCTTCAAAGAGCCCTGGTTTCTCAAGAACCACATGAAGGTCCACTTGAATAAGCTGGCCTCCAAGGCTCATCTCCCGCCTCATCATGACAACGCTGTTAACATGACTCATTTGACAGAAGATTACCAGAGCAACCTCTACTCGCAGTACGTCTCTCGCATTCACAACAGGTTCCTAACAGCCGAGAGAGCCGACCAGACAGATTATAGCCAGTTACTCGCCGCAGCCGGTGTTGACATCAAAGTTAGCGAGATGTTAGGTCGCCGGGTTTCCCCAAGTCTCGGCCCGCTCGCCGATACTAAGGGCTCCTCTTTGTTGGGCTTGAACCACCTTCACCCTCCCCTGAGCGCCACCAATCTGGACTACCTGCAGAAAGTCATCTCTAGCAGAGATGCAGTTAGCTATTCAGGCTGGCAGATCATGACACCCCCACAGCACATCTTCAACCCTAAAGATCAGCAGAACCAGCAGAGCTCCTCCTACCTGTCTGAGCGACGCCTTCCCCTGGATGACGGCAAAGTGGGCCTCGCCGACCAAGACGGGAACACGAGCAGCCGGCCCAGCAGCAAAGGCAGCCTTAGTCATCACGGGCCGACCGAGGTCGCCACAGAGACCGGAAGCGCCCTTGAACGTCGGCCACAGTCTTCTTCTCCAGCTTCAGCTCTAG GTGACAATGTCTATAAGTGTCCACCCTCCAGCGACTACACCGCCATCGGTTTCCAGCTGGACCGCTACCACTTCCCGTCCTGGCAGAGCAGCAGGGATCTGTCCTCTCCGCTGCAGGCCACCAGCAGCAGAAGCTCCAGTCCCAACCCGAAGCCGCGACCCCGGTCCAGGGGGGACGGGAGCCCTGTGAGCGCTCACTTCCTTTCACCAGACAGAGAAAATGCCCTGCTGGTCCCTGACAAGAATCCAGCCAGTGATAGTCCTGCTTCCGTTCGCACCATCAAGTCTCAGTATGAGCCTTTAGACTTGTCAGTTTCTTCTCATTCCACCGTGTCTCCTGCTCTGCCGGTCCAAATGTCTGGTGTCCTGAGCAATGGACTCAATCCACTTTGCAATTACCCCACTGAACCTGATGTGAAACCTGTGTACAGGTGTGATCATTTAGGAATAAAACAAGGTGTGGAGAAACAGAATATAAGGTCAACAGGTGAAGTCGGGAAAACAAGTCTTGAAGAAGAGCCGGACAAAGATGCCATTGAGTGGAAGATGCTGAAGGATGAGGGCCAGGCTGACATCCCGGGAAGAAAGCGTGACGAGATGGGCTCGTGGACTGCAGCAGAAGTGAGCATGTCCTCCCCTGAGAAGCTGGCTCGGGATCTGATCAATCCCTATCAGCAAGCTGGTCTGCTCTCACTCCTCAGAGCCCAGAAGAACCGGAGTGGCACTCATGGGACCATCCTGAATGGCGGGGGCAACACAAGTAACATTGCATCAG CTCGGAAGCCATTCCCGTGCAGATATTGCCCCTACAGTGCCTCGCAGAAGGGCAATCTGAAGACACACGTCATCTGCGTCCACCGAAAACCCTTTGACAACAGCCTGTACCCGGACCGCCGTCTCCGCCGCTCGCACACACCACAGCGTCCAGATCCGTCCAGATCGCCACCGAGCGTTGCGGAAGACACTCAGGCTGCGGGTAAAGAGCTGATCGACGTTGCGTCGCTTTGTGGGACTTGA